Proteins encoded in a region of the Isosphaeraceae bacterium EP7 genome:
- the thrC gene encoding threonine synthase, whose protein sequence is MQEEFALGLKCRLCGKMYPKQALNFCTDDFGPLEVVYDYDAVGRSMTRESIASRPHTMWRYRELLPIDGEPTVGKHVGGTPLIKADRLAKALGVAELYIKNDAVNHPSLSFKDRVVAVALSKAVELGFKTVGCASTGNLAGSVAANAAAAGLEAYILIPHDLEAGKVLGATVYGSKVIAIRGNYDHVNRLCSQIAFRYGWGFVNVNLRPFYAEGSKTMGFEIAEDLGWRTPDHVVAPMAGGSLIGKIHKSFKEFERLGFVGPVTTKMFGAQATGCNPITNTVKTEALKVRPVKNPNTIAKSLAIGDPADGYFASRLMHETGGWGEDVDDDLIIEGMKLLAETEGVFTETAGGVTVAVLRKLIEQGRIDRDGSTVICITGNGLKTQEALKGKIDEPVVIRPTMDDFEALVGAAVCETALLGAGA, encoded by the coding sequence GTGCAAGAAGAATTCGCCCTCGGCTTGAAGTGTCGCCTCTGCGGCAAGATGTACCCCAAGCAGGCCCTGAACTTCTGCACCGACGACTTCGGTCCGCTCGAAGTGGTCTATGACTACGACGCCGTCGGCCGGTCGATGACCCGCGAGTCCATCGCCTCGCGGCCCCATACGATGTGGCGCTATCGGGAACTGCTGCCCATCGACGGCGAGCCGACCGTGGGCAAGCACGTCGGCGGCACCCCGCTGATCAAGGCCGATCGGCTGGCCAAGGCGCTGGGGGTGGCCGAGCTCTACATCAAGAATGATGCGGTGAATCACCCGTCCCTGTCGTTCAAGGATCGCGTCGTCGCCGTGGCGCTCTCCAAGGCGGTCGAGCTGGGGTTCAAGACCGTCGGCTGCGCGTCCACCGGAAACCTGGCCGGCAGCGTTGCGGCCAATGCCGCGGCGGCGGGCCTGGAAGCGTATATCTTGATCCCGCACGACCTCGAGGCCGGCAAGGTGCTGGGGGCGACGGTCTACGGCTCCAAGGTCATCGCGATCCGGGGGAATTACGACCACGTCAACCGGCTCTGCTCGCAGATCGCCTTCCGGTACGGCTGGGGCTTCGTCAACGTGAACCTCAGGCCGTTCTACGCCGAGGGATCGAAGACGATGGGCTTCGAGATCGCCGAGGACCTGGGCTGGCGGACGCCGGACCACGTCGTGGCGCCGATGGCCGGCGGCAGCCTGATCGGCAAGATCCACAAGTCGTTCAAGGAATTCGAGCGGCTCGGATTCGTCGGGCCTGTGACCACGAAGATGTTCGGGGCGCAGGCGACCGGGTGCAACCCGATCACCAATACGGTAAAGACCGAGGCCCTGAAAGTTCGGCCAGTGAAGAACCCGAACACGATTGCCAAGAGCCTGGCCATCGGCGACCCGGCCGACGGCTATTTCGCCTCTCGCCTGATGCACGAAACGGGCGGATGGGGCGAAGACGTCGATGATGACCTGATCATCGAGGGGATGAAGCTGCTGGCGGAGACCGAAGGGGTCTTCACCGAGACCGCCGGCGGTGTGACCGTGGCCGTCCTGCGCAAGCTGATCGAGCAAGGGCGGATCGACCGCGATGGCTCGACGGTGATCTGCATCACCGGCAACGGCCTGAAGACGCAGGAAGCCCTCAAGGGCAAGATCGACGAGCCGGTCGTGATCCGGCCGACCATGGATGACTTCGAAGCCCTGGTTGGCGCCGCCGTCTGCGAGACGGCCCTGCTCGGCGCCGGGGCCTGA
- a CDS encoding MoaD/ThiS family protein: MPIVRIPTPLRPHSGGKDSVDATGATVGAVLGHLGEQFPAIRERLFDGADLRRFVNVYVNNEDIRFLEDLETPVTDKDEVSIIPAVAGG; encoded by the coding sequence ATGCCCATCGTCCGCATCCCGACCCCGCTTCGGCCTCACTCGGGCGGCAAAGATAGCGTGGACGCCACCGGCGCCACCGTCGGCGCCGTGCTCGGCCACCTCGGCGAGCAGTTCCCCGCGATCCGCGAGCGGCTCTTCGATGGCGCCGACCTACGCCGATTCGTCAATGTCTACGTGAACAACGAAGACATCCGCTTCCTGGAAGACCTCGAGACGCCCGTCACCGACAAGGACGAGGTCAGCATCATTCCGGCCGTGGCGGGCGGCTGA
- a CDS encoding ThiF family adenylyltransferase, giving the protein MATEAGSLDRYSRQVRFPALGEAGQRKLMASRVTICGCGALGTVLANHLVRAGVGFVRIIDRDFIELHNLQRQILFDEDDVAANLPKSEAAARKLRAINSAVTIEAVVTDIDHTNILDLVSDADLILDGTDNFETRYLINDAAVKLNKPWIFGGVIGSEGQSMTIRPGITPCLRCLIEDNPPPGMTPTCETAGVLGPAVAVIASFEAVEAIKILSGAYDALNTELIMVDLWDWNFRRLKVAGLLGKVDCPCCQRRNFEWLDGALGSHTTTLCGRNAVQVATRRTDLINFSEMAGRLTHLGDVRHNAFMMKFQAEGHEFTVFPDGRAIIKGTNDVSKARSLYAQFVGS; this is encoded by the coding sequence ATGGCGACTGAAGCGGGATCGTTGGATCGATACAGCCGGCAGGTCCGCTTCCCGGCGCTTGGCGAAGCGGGCCAGCGCAAGTTGATGGCCTCGCGGGTCACCATCTGCGGATGCGGGGCGTTAGGGACGGTGCTCGCCAATCATCTGGTTCGCGCCGGGGTTGGGTTCGTCCGGATCATCGACCGCGACTTTATCGAGCTGCACAATCTCCAGCGGCAGATCCTGTTCGATGAGGACGACGTCGCCGCCAACCTCCCCAAGTCCGAGGCCGCCGCCCGGAAGCTTCGCGCGATCAACAGCGCCGTGACGATCGAGGCGGTGGTCACCGACATCGATCACACGAACATCCTCGACCTCGTCTCCGACGCCGACCTGATCCTGGACGGGACCGACAACTTCGAGACCCGTTACCTCATCAACGACGCCGCAGTGAAGCTGAATAAGCCCTGGATCTTCGGCGGTGTGATCGGCAGCGAAGGGCAGTCGATGACGATCCGGCCGGGTATCACTCCTTGCCTACGCTGTTTGATCGAGGACAACCCGCCGCCGGGCATGACCCCCACCTGCGAGACCGCCGGTGTGCTGGGCCCCGCTGTGGCCGTGATCGCCTCGTTCGAGGCGGTCGAGGCGATCAAGATCCTCTCGGGGGCCTATGATGCGCTCAATACCGAGCTGATCATGGTTGACCTCTGGGACTGGAATTTCCGCCGCCTGAAAGTCGCCGGCCTGCTGGGCAAGGTCGACTGTCCGTGTTGTCAGCGTCGGAACTTCGAATGGCTCGACGGTGCCCTCGGATCGCATACCACGACGCTCTGCGGGCGCAATGCCGTGCAGGTCGCGACGCGGCGCACCGACCTGATCAACTTCTCCGAGATGGCAGGACGACTGACCCACCTAGGGGACGTCCGGCACAACGCTTTCATGATGAAATTCCAGGCCGAAGGGCACGAATTCACCGTCTTTCCGGACGGCCGGGCCATCATCAAGGGGACGAACGACGTCTCCAAGGCCCGATCGCTTTACGCCCAGTTCGTCGGCAGTTGA
- a CDS encoding aminotransferase class V-fold PLP-dependent enzyme: MIYLDNAATSFPKPEPVYRALDTFARSSLANPGRAGHKMAVGAERSLDACRHALNVMFHGENPDRWIFTYNCTDGLNMAIKGTLKAGDHAITSDLEHNSVSRPLQALERAGLITLTRLTSSGGYLDPDEVRKAFTPSTRLVALTHASNVLGTLQPIAEIGAIVREAGALFLVDAAQSAGIVPIDLKATAIDLLAFPGHKALYGPTGTGALYVGPRTRLRPWREGGTGGDSASETQPEQFPFFLEGGTPNVLGVAGLAAGIAWVSEQGQENLRRHEVELLTRVVDWAEGTEGWKVAGTWDPARHVGALSLIGPEELPPQDIGAILDSSFDIAIRPGLHCSPYVHRNLGTFPDGTIRVSPGPFSTVADIDAFVGALSEITAGVL, from the coding sequence ATGATTTATCTCGACAATGCCGCCACCAGCTTTCCCAAGCCCGAGCCCGTCTATCGCGCGCTCGACACCTTCGCTCGCTCCAGCCTGGCGAACCCTGGACGCGCCGGGCACAAGATGGCGGTCGGCGCCGAGCGTTCTCTCGACGCCTGTCGGCATGCCCTGAACGTGATGTTTCACGGCGAGAATCCCGACCGCTGGATCTTCACGTACAACTGCACCGACGGCCTGAACATGGCCATCAAGGGGACCTTGAAGGCCGGCGATCACGCCATCACGTCGGATCTGGAACATAACTCCGTGAGCCGTCCGCTCCAGGCCCTGGAACGTGCCGGCCTCATCACACTGACCCGCCTGACGTCGAGCGGCGGCTATCTCGACCCGGACGAGGTCCGCAAGGCCTTCACGCCTTCAACCCGACTGGTGGCGCTGACGCACGCCTCCAACGTGCTGGGAACCTTGCAGCCGATCGCCGAGATCGGCGCCATCGTCCGCGAGGCGGGGGCCCTCTTCCTTGTCGACGCGGCCCAGTCCGCCGGCATCGTGCCGATTGACCTCAAGGCGACCGCTATCGACCTGCTCGCCTTCCCGGGTCACAAGGCCCTCTACGGCCCGACCGGCACGGGTGCTTTGTATGTTGGCCCGCGCACTCGCCTGCGCCCCTGGCGTGAAGGCGGCACGGGCGGAGACTCGGCCAGTGAGACGCAGCCCGAGCAATTCCCGTTCTTCCTCGAAGGGGGGACGCCCAACGTGCTCGGCGTCGCGGGCCTGGCCGCGGGGATCGCCTGGGTCAGCGAGCAAGGTCAGGAAAACCTCAGGCGGCATGAGGTCGAGCTGCTCACGCGCGTCGTCGACTGGGCCGAGGGGACCGAGGGCTGGAAGGTGGCCGGCACGTGGGACCCCGCCCGTCACGTCGGCGCCCTCTCGCTGATCGGCCCCGAAGAACTGCCGCCGCAGGACATCGGGGCGATCCTGGACTCCAGCTTCGACATCGCCATCCGCCCCGGCCTGCATTGCTCGCCGTACGTGCACCGCAACCTGGGGACCTTCCCCGATGGGACGATCCGGGTCAGCCCCGGTCCGTTCAGCACAGTCGCCGACATTGACGCCTTTGTCGGTGCCCTCTCCGAGATTACGGCGGGGGTGCTCTGA
- a CDS encoding serine hydrolase domain-containing protein, translating to MTGSPEDLADDFGLDSDRLARVDSLLETWTSTGVIPAASYILGRHGRVIAPRFFGHVDGQNLFLSASITKPLTVLAAMMLVERGSLTLDDRVADILPTFAQAGKGEVRIRHLMTHTSGLPDMLPENDALRAEHATTEEFQAAIDATPLRFVPGTQVRYQSMGTATLGSIVRAVSGTTLPSFLTSEVFGPLGMHDTWLGTPLAEQSRVAPVRISPEQAATDWHWNSAYWLGFGAPWGGLTTTASDYGKLCRLMLDQGRVGATRLIAPATVGAMTRNQIAPMVTIPELDRQHRPWGLGWRLSWPGSSAFFGDLLGPRAYGHWGATGTLCWIDPDADAFAVVLTTLPPGDQGTHLARISNALAACLT from the coding sequence ATGACCGGCTCTCCGGAAGATCTGGCCGACGATTTCGGGCTCGACTCCGACCGGCTTGCCAGGGTCGACTCCCTGCTCGAGACCTGGACCTCGACCGGGGTCATCCCCGCGGCCAGTTACATTCTGGGGCGTCACGGCCGAGTTATCGCGCCCAGATTTTTCGGCCATGTGGATGGCCAAAACCTCTTCCTCTCGGCTTCGATCACCAAGCCCCTGACCGTACTCGCTGCGATGATGCTCGTCGAACGGGGCTCGTTGACGCTCGATGATCGGGTGGCCGACATCCTCCCTACCTTCGCTCAGGCGGGGAAAGGCGAGGTGCGCATCCGCCACCTGATGACCCACACATCGGGCCTTCCCGACATGCTCCCAGAGAACGATGCGCTCCGGGCCGAGCACGCGACCACCGAGGAATTCCAGGCGGCCATCGACGCGACTCCCTTGCGCTTCGTCCCCGGGACCCAGGTGCGGTATCAGAGCATGGGGACCGCCACGCTCGGCTCGATCGTGAGGGCCGTCAGCGGAACGACCCTACCCAGCTTCCTCACATCCGAAGTCTTCGGCCCGCTCGGGATGCACGATACCTGGCTCGGCACCCCCCTCGCCGAGCAATCACGGGTTGCCCCGGTGCGGATCAGCCCGGAGCAAGCCGCAACCGACTGGCATTGGAATAGTGCTTACTGGCTGGGCTTCGGAGCCCCCTGGGGTGGCCTGACCACGACCGCGTCGGACTATGGCAAGCTCTGCCGTCTCATGCTCGACCAGGGTCGTGTTGGCGCAACCAGACTCATCGCTCCCGCGACGGTCGGGGCGATGACGCGGAACCAGATCGCTCCGATGGTGACGATTCCCGAACTCGACCGGCAGCATCGCCCCTGGGGCCTGGGCTGGCGCCTGAGTTGGCCGGGCAGTTCGGCGTTCTTCGGCGATCTGCTAGGCCCACGAGCGTATGGACACTGGGGCGCGACCGGGACGCTCTGCTGGATCGATCCCGACGCGGATGCGTTTGCCGTCGTGCTCACCACGCTTCCCCCCGGCGACCAGGGCACGCACCTCGCGCGGATCTCGAATGCGCTGGCCGCTTGCCTGACCTGA
- the hrpB gene encoding ATP-dependent helicase HrpB, with amino-acid sequence MKTLRIDSAIAPLLDTLAASRRGILIAPPGAGKSTRVPPAMLRAGLLDRSHPAVIVLQPRRVAARAVASRIADERGWTLGHEVGYHVRFERKLGPKTLVRVLTEGLLNRLLLADAFLDGVGAVVLDEFHERSLHADLALGLLREIQESVRPDLILLVMSATMDAAPVSAFLRDAPVIEAPGRSFPVEIKYRPTPPAGRLDAVAAAVVDALEDDLAGDVLVFLPGAEEIRRVARSLETFSERTGVLIAPLHGQLPTEQQDLALRPAGRRKIILATNIAETSLTIEGVTTVIDSGMVREASFDPVRGLDRLELGRISRASATQRAGRAGRIGPGRCIRLWSEGEQRGMAENDVPEIRRVDLTAATLALHAWGQSDPTRFGWFEAPPIERLDAARKFLADLGAVDDRLGMITPLGRRMLEFPAHPRLARLLIAASDAGFPREGAALAALLSEKDVAVESTPGEGFRGPRKASSAGTSDLFDRLDRLDQAEQARFSPTLRQRGIDPHAARRVSQARDQLSRAARTISRGRDRGGQADEATLARMILLAYPDRVARRRAGDPLAGVLVGGRGVRLAPDSVVRDSEFFLALDPREDRRGGVAESRCRLACAILPEWLEEDFPDAIRREMATHFDEARGKVVTTTSTWYRDLLLRQVEHSQTDAGETSRALSDFLKGRALAFLREDEAAAGLLDRLAFLAESMPDAGIPLIDDQAVGAILESACQGRRSLQEVCKQPLASMVRGLLTHAQGRILDEQAPESLLLPSGNRARLSYEAGRPPVLAARLQELFGWTKTPKLAGGRVAVVVHLLGPNYRPVQVTDDLASFWSNAYFQVRKDLRNRYPKHSWPEDPLTAKAEARGGRRQT; translated from the coding sequence ATGAAGACTCTCCGAATCGATTCGGCCATCGCCCCGCTCCTCGACACGCTCGCCGCGTCGAGACGCGGGATCCTGATCGCGCCTCCAGGCGCCGGCAAGTCGACGAGGGTGCCGCCGGCCATGTTGCGGGCTGGGCTGCTCGACCGGTCGCACCCGGCGGTCATCGTGCTCCAGCCGAGGCGTGTCGCGGCCCGAGCGGTTGCCTCCAGGATTGCCGACGAGCGGGGCTGGACCCTCGGACACGAGGTCGGATATCACGTCCGCTTCGAGCGAAAGCTCGGGCCGAAGACCCTTGTGAGGGTGCTCACTGAAGGCCTGCTCAACCGCCTGCTGCTGGCCGATGCGTTCCTGGACGGTGTGGGCGCGGTCGTCCTCGACGAGTTCCACGAGCGGAGCCTGCATGCCGACCTCGCCCTGGGCCTCCTCCGAGAAATCCAGGAATCCGTGCGCCCGGACCTGATTCTCCTCGTCATGTCTGCGACCATGGACGCCGCCCCCGTGTCCGCGTTCCTGCGGGATGCGCCCGTCATCGAGGCGCCCGGCCGTTCATTCCCGGTCGAGATCAAATATCGACCGACACCGCCGGCCGGGCGCCTCGATGCCGTGGCCGCGGCAGTCGTCGACGCATTAGAGGACGACCTTGCGGGAGACGTGCTCGTCTTCCTGCCCGGCGCCGAGGAGATCCGCAGAGTCGCCCGGTCGCTGGAAACATTCTCCGAGCGGACGGGTGTGCTGATCGCGCCCCTGCACGGGCAATTGCCCACGGAGCAGCAGGATCTGGCGCTCAGGCCGGCCGGGCGTCGCAAGATCATCCTGGCGACCAACATCGCCGAGACCTCGCTGACGATCGAGGGGGTCACCACCGTGATCGACAGCGGAATGGTGCGCGAGGCGTCATTCGATCCGGTTCGAGGCCTCGACCGGCTCGAACTGGGACGGATCAGCAGGGCGTCGGCGACCCAGCGCGCGGGGCGTGCCGGACGAATCGGGCCTGGTCGGTGCATCCGACTCTGGTCCGAGGGCGAGCAGCGTGGCATGGCCGAAAACGACGTCCCGGAAATTCGACGCGTTGACCTGACCGCGGCGACCTTGGCCCTCCACGCATGGGGGCAGTCCGACCCGACCCGATTCGGCTGGTTCGAGGCCCCGCCGATCGAGCGGCTCGACGCCGCCCGGAAATTTCTGGCCGACCTGGGGGCCGTCGACGACCGCCTCGGGATGATCACCCCTCTGGGCCGGCGGATGCTCGAGTTCCCGGCGCATCCGCGGCTCGCACGACTCCTCATCGCCGCGTCGGATGCCGGATTTCCGCGCGAAGGGGCGGCCCTCGCGGCATTACTCTCGGAAAAAGACGTCGCGGTCGAGTCGACGCCCGGCGAGGGTTTCCGTGGACCTCGCAAGGCGAGCTCCGCGGGTACGTCCGATCTCTTCGATCGCCTGGATCGCCTCGATCAGGCCGAGCAGGCACGATTCAGCCCAACGTTGAGGCAGCGAGGCATTGACCCGCATGCGGCCCGGCGGGTGTCGCAGGCCCGTGACCAACTCTCCAGGGCCGCTCGCACGATTTCCCGTGGCCGAGACCGAGGAGGACAGGCCGACGAGGCGACGCTTGCCCGGATGATCTTGCTCGCCTATCCCGACCGCGTTGCCAGGAGGAGGGCAGGGGATCCGCTCGCCGGGGTCCTGGTCGGTGGGCGTGGCGTGCGGCTCGCGCCGGACTCGGTCGTGCGCGACTCGGAATTCTTCCTGGCACTTGACCCCCGCGAGGATCGTCGCGGGGGCGTCGCGGAGTCACGCTGCCGCCTTGCATGTGCGATCCTCCCAGAATGGCTGGAGGAAGACTTTCCGGATGCAATTCGCCGCGAGATGGCGACCCACTTTGATGAGGCGCGAGGCAAGGTCGTCACGACGACCTCCACCTGGTATCGCGATCTCCTGCTGCGACAGGTCGAGCATTCCCAGACCGACGCGGGCGAGACAAGCCGAGCGCTCTCCGACTTCCTCAAAGGACGAGCGCTCGCGTTCCTTCGTGAAGACGAGGCGGCGGCAGGCTTGCTCGATCGCCTGGCGTTCCTCGCCGAATCGATGCCGGACGCCGGCATTCCCCTCATCGACGATCAGGCGGTTGGTGCGATCCTGGAGTCGGCCTGCCAGGGGCGTCGGAGTCTCCAGGAGGTTTGTAAGCAACCGCTCGCTTCGATGGTGCGTGGGCTCTTGACGCACGCGCAGGGGAGGATTCTCGACGAGCAGGCGCCTGAGTCGCTCCTTCTGCCGAGCGGCAATCGGGCCCGCCTGAGCTACGAGGCCGGCCGCCCCCCGGTCCTTGCCGCCCGATTGCAGGAACTCTTCGGCTGGACGAAGACGCCGAAGCTCGCCGGCGGCCGAGTCGCGGTGGTCGTCCACCTGCTCGGTCCCAATTATCGTCCGGTGCAGGTGACCGACGATCTGGCCAGCTTCTGGTCGAACGCCTATTTCCAGGTGCGCAAAGATCTGAGAAACCGTTATCCCAAGCATTCATGGCCGGAAGACCCGCTGACCGCCAAGGCCGAGGCCCGGGGAGGCCGCCGTCAGACCTGA
- a CDS encoding sodium-dependent bicarbonate transport family permease, whose translation MAMLHDFWENFRHNLFKPLLLFFYMGFLVPILGVELDFPHVIYQGLTIYLLLAIGWKGGEELAELAGSKLGEAASFMGVGFVTNFIIGIAAYFALRAFTRLRKIDAATVAGYYGSDSAGTFVTCVGVLTSINMAYDAYMPVMLAIMEIPGCLVALYLVSRLRNEGMDALGNMPFEPGYNPNAKPIVLEHLGHGHVHDVSEAEAERREQLLAEDALSLQTNGNQSKPKKGFSPELLHEVFLNPGLYLLFGGIIIGFIARKQGEKVTHDDDNLFLSLFQGLLCLFLLEMGMTASKKLKDLRAAGWPFIAFALIAPNVFATFGICVAHAYCLFTGHQLEPGTYVIFAVLCGAASYIAVPAVQRLAIPEASPTLPLAASLGLTFSYNVTIGIPVYIQIAKLVTAAFPHS comes from the coding sequence ATGGCCATGCTGCACGACTTCTGGGAAAATTTCCGACACAACCTGTTCAAGCCATTACTCCTCTTCTTCTACATGGGCTTCCTGGTCCCCATCCTCGGTGTGGAGCTCGATTTCCCTCATGTCATCTATCAAGGGTTGACGATCTACCTCCTTCTCGCGATTGGCTGGAAAGGGGGCGAGGAGCTCGCGGAGCTTGCCGGCAGCAAGCTGGGCGAGGCGGCCAGCTTCATGGGCGTCGGGTTCGTCACGAATTTCATCATCGGCATCGCAGCCTATTTCGCCCTCCGGGCCTTCACCAGGCTCAGGAAGATCGATGCAGCCACGGTGGCCGGCTATTACGGCTCGGACTCGGCCGGCACATTCGTGACTTGCGTCGGCGTGCTCACTTCGATCAACATGGCCTATGATGCCTATATGCCCGTCATGTTGGCGATCATGGAGATCCCCGGCTGTCTGGTGGCCCTCTACCTCGTCTCCAGGCTCCGTAATGAGGGCATGGATGCGCTCGGAAACATGCCCTTCGAGCCTGGTTACAATCCCAACGCCAAGCCGATCGTGCTGGAACATCTTGGCCACGGTCACGTTCACGATGTGAGCGAGGCCGAGGCCGAGCGTCGCGAGCAGTTGCTGGCCGAGGATGCACTTTCGCTCCAGACCAATGGGAACCAGAGCAAGCCGAAAAAGGGCTTCAGCCCCGAGCTGCTTCACGAAGTCTTCCTGAATCCGGGGCTATACCTGCTGTTCGGCGGAATCATCATCGGTTTCATCGCCCGGAAACAGGGCGAAAAGGTGACGCACGACGACGATAACCTGTTCCTCAGCCTCTTTCAGGGCCTCCTCTGCCTCTTCCTCCTCGAGATGGGGATGACGGCCTCGAAGAAGCTGAAGGACCTGAGGGCGGCAGGCTGGCCATTCATCGCCTTCGCCCTGATCGCCCCCAACGTGTTCGCCACGTTCGGCATCTGCGTCGCCCACGCTTACTGCTTATTCACCGGGCATCAGCTGGAGCCGGGCACCTACGTCATCTTCGCCGTCCTCTGCGGAGCGGCGTCGTATATCGCAGTGCCGGCGGTCCAACGCCTCGCCATCCCGGAGGCAAGCCCGACACTCCCGCTCGCCGCTTCCTTGGGATTGACGTTCTCCTATAACGTCACGATCGGCATCCCGGTGTATATTCAGATCGCTAAGCTCGTCACCGCCGCGTTCCCGCACAGCTGA
- a CDS encoding tetratricopeptide repeat protein, with protein sequence MPGPQAGSLLVDCYEAFLRNHDIEAFRENVSARYNEGTLCRMVQNGEVNARRAAVLALGLTGSFESNGAVAKGMCDPDPTVRNLADNALWAIWFRADSPENNEALEAVRSMNNRQRFATSIELADKLIERAPKFAEAYNQRAIARFLLGQIEESAADCRTVLKLNPYHFGALQGMGQCYLRLGQRDKALATFRQALKIQPYSQGLKETVATLESEE encoded by the coding sequence ATGCCCGGACCCCAAGCCGGCTCCCTCTTGGTCGACTGTTACGAGGCATTCCTCCGTAATCACGATATCGAGGCGTTCCGCGAGAATGTCTCGGCTCGCTACAACGAGGGGACGCTCTGCCGGATGGTCCAGAACGGTGAAGTCAATGCACGCAGGGCCGCGGTCCTTGCTCTTGGCCTGACCGGTAGCTTCGAGTCCAACGGCGCCGTTGCCAAGGGGATGTGCGATCCTGACCCCACGGTGCGGAACCTCGCCGACAATGCACTTTGGGCCATCTGGTTCCGTGCCGACAGCCCGGAGAATAACGAGGCCCTCGAAGCGGTCCGCTCGATGAACAATCGCCAGCGCTTCGCCACATCCATCGAGCTGGCAGACAAGCTGATCGAGAGAGCCCCGAAGTTTGCCGAGGCCTACAACCAGCGGGCCATCGCTCGCTTCTTACTCGGCCAGATCGAAGAGAGCGCCGCCGATTGTCGGACGGTCCTGAAGCTGAACCCATACCACTTCGGCGCCTTGCAGGGCATGGGGCAGTGCTACCTCAGGCTAGGCCAGCGCGACAAGGCCCTTGCGACCTTCCGCCAGGCCCTGAAGATCCAGCCTTACAGCCAGGGCCTGAAGGAAACCGTCGCCACGCTCGAATCCGAGGAATGA
- a CDS encoding biotin--[acetyl-CoA-carboxylase] ligase: MNIDLLQRLRGAGGEFLPDALLGNDPAHLARELDELSEFGYGIERHPYRGSAYRGPATRLCPDQIEWGWQPRHIGRRIAVWDRVVSTNDLAARAASSVANDGLVVMAESQSAGRGRRGRSWSAPPKAAILMSVLIFPPPPLADPSWLTALGAVAVARTIAVTTGLSPRIKWPNDVRIDGLKVAGILVERGARPGVVVGIGLNVNLVELDFPEEFRDVATSLSQLVGSSLDRSDLARALMMNLDELYCEGLDVGRHPLGLPWRDLSEHLNTRVEVTHREGVHQGRLIDLTLGHSLTFELDDGRALIISESSISSLKALGNLPHGP; the protein is encoded by the coding sequence GTGAACATCGATCTGCTTCAACGCCTGCGAGGTGCCGGGGGAGAATTCCTGCCCGACGCGCTCCTCGGGAACGATCCCGCTCATCTTGCTCGCGAGCTGGATGAGCTGTCCGAGTTCGGCTATGGCATCGAGCGGCACCCGTATCGAGGGTCGGCCTATCGAGGCCCCGCGACGCGGCTTTGCCCCGATCAGATCGAGTGGGGATGGCAACCCCGACACATCGGCCGGCGGATCGCGGTCTGGGATCGGGTCGTGAGCACGAACGACCTGGCCGCACGCGCGGCGAGTTCCGTCGCAAACGACGGACTGGTCGTGATGGCCGAGAGCCAGTCTGCAGGCCGAGGGCGACGAGGCCGGTCGTGGTCTGCACCCCCGAAGGCCGCGATCCTGATGTCCGTCCTGATCTTCCCCCCTCCGCCTCTGGCCGATCCCTCGTGGCTCACGGCGCTGGGAGCGGTCGCTGTGGCAAGGACCATTGCCGTGACCACAGGGTTAAGCCCGCGGATCAAGTGGCCCAATGACGTCCGCATCGATGGCCTGAAGGTGGCGGGGATCCTGGTCGAGCGAGGGGCACGCCCCGGCGTTGTCGTCGGGATCGGCCTGAATGTGAACCTGGTCGAGCTAGATTTCCCGGAGGAGTTCAGGGATGTGGCGACCTCGCTCTCGCAACTGGTCGGATCGTCCCTCGATCGCTCCGATCTCGCTCGAGCCCTCATGATGAACCTGGACGAACTCTATTGTGAAGGGCTCGATGTTGGACGGCATCCGCTAGGCCTTCCCTGGCGCGACCTGAGCGAGCATCTCAACACTCGAGTCGAGGTGACCCATCGCGAGGGCGTCCACCAAGGTCGACTCATTGACCTCACTTTGGGGCATTCACTGACGTTCGAATTGGATGACGGACGGGCGCTCATCATCTCCGAAAGTTCGATTTCCTCGTTGAAAGCCCTGGGCAATCTCCCTCACGGGCCTTGA